One stretch of Actinacidiphila sp. DG2A-62 DNA includes these proteins:
- a CDS encoding carbohydrate ABC transporter permease: protein MSTPMTETTDTTPRAAGGAGRAGRWAGRHPGRRPHSPGGAPPTPVAHTWRGRRERLAAGTFMAPAVLLVAAFLLAPFVWTVYRSFFSDTRTSPFSWFDNYTRFASDPALTRSVQNTLLWVAGTVVLPFVLGLAIAVMTNATRWSRAARLCVVLPYALSGSAVAVVWNFMLTSDGAVNQVLKAVHLGSLAHGWLLTWPGNTLVMILANAWQATGVAVILFLVGLQSIPPETLEAGALDGAGSWQQFRHIVLPQLRPVSIIVIGMSLVNGLKSFDLIWVLTQGGPGRATETLAVSMYNETFLELRPGAGAAIAVVLTVIVLAASWLYLRRQLDVKGE from the coding sequence ATGAGCACCCCGATGACCGAGACGACCGACACGACACCGCGCGCTGCCGGCGGCGCGGGCAGAGCCGGCCGGTGGGCCGGGCGCCATCCCGGCAGACGGCCGCACTCCCCCGGCGGCGCGCCGCCCACGCCGGTCGCGCACACCTGGCGCGGCAGGCGCGAGCGGCTGGCCGCGGGGACGTTCATGGCGCCGGCGGTACTGCTGGTCGCCGCGTTCCTGCTGGCGCCGTTCGTCTGGACGGTCTACCGCAGCTTCTTCAGCGACACCCGGACCTCGCCGTTCAGCTGGTTCGACAACTACACGAGGTTCGCCTCCGACCCGGCGCTGACCCGCTCGGTCCAGAACACGCTGCTGTGGGTCGCCGGCACGGTGGTGCTGCCGTTCGTGCTGGGGCTGGCCATCGCCGTCATGACCAACGCGACCCGCTGGTCGCGGGCCGCCCGGCTGTGCGTGGTGCTGCCGTACGCGCTGTCCGGCTCGGCGGTCGCGGTGGTGTGGAACTTCATGCTCACCAGCGACGGCGCGGTCAACCAGGTGCTCAAGGCCGTGCACCTGGGCTCGCTGGCCCACGGCTGGCTGCTGACCTGGCCGGGCAACACGCTGGTGATGATCCTCGCCAACGCCTGGCAGGCGACCGGGGTCGCGGTCATCCTCTTCCTGGTCGGGCTGCAGTCGATCCCGCCGGAGACGCTGGAGGCCGGCGCGCTGGACGGCGCGGGCAGCTGGCAGCAGTTCCGGCACATCGTGCTGCCGCAGCTGCGGCCGGTGTCGATCATCGTGATCGGCATGAGCCTGGTCAACGGCCTCAAGTCGTTCGACCTGATCTGGGTGCTCACCCAGGGCGGCCCCGGGCGGGCCACCGAGACCCTCGCGGTCTCCATGTACAACGAGACCTTCCTGGAGCTGCGGCCCGGCGCGGGGGCGGCGATCGCGGTCGTCCTCACCGTGATCGTGCTGGCCGCCTCCTGGCTCTACCTGCGCCGCCAACTGGACGTGAAGGGCGAATGA
- a CDS encoding glycoside hydrolase family 76 protein, translating to MPRSLLRPALVTAVCAGLLWSAVPAHARPAPPDGGAAVTSAQWTARASDAYRALQANLYQGPDEHGLYLERTPRQAGDQDHSYLWPMREAAAAAVDMERLPRSGPAYRRDAAERFATVQLYATSGDRPGYASYLPAPLGSGGDVYYDDNAVVALSQLDQYEATGDRAYLTRAEQTIPVVSRAWDADAAKACPGGMDWFDSPANSIRATNVTALSAQLAARLYEHTHREAYLDAAEQWYGWVYSCMRQAPGLYGNDRADDGGTDPTLWSYNSGSMIGAALALYRGTGDAGYLAKAVEDADGSLAYWTQGSRLHDQPAIFNSFYFKDLLALDAVRPNPAYLSAMSAYADSEYAGNRDATTGLFRFQPSGGGDYDPAAPAETLEQSAMVQIFATLAGATAAPHGGHRASS from the coding sequence ATGCCGCGATCCCTGCTCCGCCCCGCCCTCGTCACCGCCGTCTGCGCGGGGCTGCTCTGGAGCGCCGTCCCCGCCCACGCCCGGCCGGCCCCGCCGGACGGCGGCGCCGCCGTCACCTCGGCCCAGTGGACCGCCCGCGCCTCCGACGCCTACCGCGCCCTCCAGGCGAACCTCTACCAGGGCCCGGACGAGCACGGTCTGTACCTGGAGCGCACCCCCCGCCAGGCCGGCGACCAGGACCACTCCTACCTGTGGCCGATGCGCGAGGCCGCCGCCGCGGCCGTCGACATGGAGCGGCTGCCGCGATCGGGCCCCGCCTACCGCCGCGACGCGGCCGAGCGCTTCGCCACCGTCCAGCTGTACGCGACCTCCGGCGACCGGCCCGGCTACGCCTCGTACCTGCCGGCTCCGCTGGGATCGGGCGGCGACGTCTACTACGACGACAACGCGGTGGTCGCCCTCAGCCAGCTCGACCAGTACGAGGCCACCGGCGACCGTGCGTACCTCACCCGCGCCGAGCAGACGATCCCGGTCGTCAGCCGCGCCTGGGACGCCGACGCCGCCAAGGCGTGCCCCGGCGGCATGGACTGGTTCGACTCGCCGGCCAACTCCATCCGCGCCACCAACGTGACCGCCCTGTCCGCGCAGTTGGCCGCCCGCCTCTACGAGCACACCCACCGCGAGGCGTACCTGGACGCGGCGGAGCAGTGGTACGGGTGGGTGTACTCGTGCATGCGGCAGGCGCCGGGCCTGTACGGCAACGACCGCGCCGACGACGGCGGCACCGACCCGACGCTGTGGAGCTACAACTCCGGCTCGATGATCGGCGCGGCGCTGGCGCTGTACCGCGGCACCGGCGACGCCGGGTACCTGGCCAAGGCGGTGGAGGACGCCGACGGCTCGCTGGCGTACTGGACGCAGGGCAGCCGTCTGCACGACCAGCCGGCGATCTTCAACTCCTTCTACTTCAAGGACCTGCTCGCCCTGGACGCGGTCCGCCCGAACCCCGCGTACCTGAGCGCCATGAGCGCCTACGCCGACAGCGAGTACGCCGGCAACCGGGACGCGACCACCGGCCTGTTCCGCTTCCAGCCCTCCGGCGGCGGCGACTACGACCCGGCCGCCCCGGCCGAGACCCTGGAGCAGTCGGCGATGGT
- a CDS encoding carbohydrate ABC transporter permease: MTMSFGRVLRGGTVVVLAVLWLVPTWLLVVNALVPADQYTGGPHWLPSHFGLFGNMSQAWHKANLGPAFGNSLLYATVSALAAVVIATFAAFATVVMPVKRRVLWFWAIYSGTLLPLQVFIRPLFLSYARSSLYDTQIGLVLIYTAIAVPFAFFVMRNYSLTLPREVVEAARMDGASWWRVFWQIHVPLTRSAMVAVFVFQFVAVWNDLMFGITLTTSRNIRPIMAALADLQGNYSNVGPPVVLAGALLVSLPTLVLFFSAQRFFVSSLRIHR, from the coding sequence ATGACCATGTCTTTCGGCAGAGTTCTGCGGGGCGGCACCGTGGTGGTGCTCGCCGTGCTGTGGCTGGTCCCGACCTGGCTCCTGGTGGTCAACGCGCTGGTGCCGGCCGACCAGTACACCGGCGGCCCGCACTGGCTGCCCAGCCACTTCGGGCTGTTCGGCAACATGTCGCAGGCCTGGCACAAGGCCAACCTCGGGCCCGCCTTCGGCAACAGCCTGCTGTACGCCACCGTCAGCGCGCTGGCCGCGGTGGTCATCGCGACCTTCGCGGCGTTCGCCACCGTCGTCATGCCGGTCAAGCGGCGGGTGCTGTGGTTCTGGGCGATCTACTCCGGCACGCTGCTGCCGCTCCAGGTCTTCATCCGGCCGCTGTTCCTGTCCTACGCCCGCTCGTCGCTGTACGACACCCAGATCGGGCTGGTGCTGATCTACACGGCCATCGCGGTCCCGTTCGCCTTCTTCGTGATGCGCAACTACTCGCTGACGCTGCCGCGCGAGGTGGTGGAGGCGGCGCGGATGGACGGGGCGTCGTGGTGGCGGGTGTTCTGGCAGATCCACGTGCCGCTGACCCGCTCGGCCATGGTCGCGGTGTTCGTGTTCCAGTTCGTGGCCGTGTGGAACGACCTGATGTTCGGCATCACGCTGACCACCAGCCGCAACATCCGGCCGATCATGGCCGCGCTCGCCGACCTGCAGGGCAACTACTCCAACGTCGGGCCGCCGGTGGTGCTGGCCGGCGCGCTGCTGGTCTCGCTGCCGACCCTCGTGCTGTTCTTCTCCGCCCAGCGCTTCTTCGTCAGCAGCCTCAGAATCCACCGCTGA